A stretch of Phoenix dactylifera cultivar Barhee BC4 chromosome 16, palm_55x_up_171113_PBpolish2nd_filt_p, whole genome shotgun sequence DNA encodes these proteins:
- the LOC103722251 gene encoding probable 1-deoxy-D-xylulose-5-phosphate synthase 2, chloroplastic isoform X1, with translation MPSSLMEASGSLMALGPATSPFLKAAASRTGSRRQFYVRAGGSGNERKMVIKKEKSGWKIDFSSEKPATPLLDTINYPIHMKNLSAEDLEQLAAELRADIVYTLAKTGGHLSASLGVVELTVALHHVFNTPEDKIIWDVGHQAYPHKILTGRRGRMHTIRQTSGLAGFPKRDESIYDAFGAGHSSTSISAGLGMAVARDLLGKKNHVISVIGDGAMTAGQAYEAMNNSGYLDSNLIVVLNDNKQVSLPTATLDGPATPVGALSKALTKLQASNKFRKLREAAKTITRQIGGSTHEVAAKVDEYARGMISASGSSLFEELGLYYIGPVDGHNVEDLVTIFQKVKAMPAPGPVLVHIVTEKGKGYPPAEAAPDKMHGVVKFEPSTGKQFKTKSPVLSYTQYFAESLIKEAEADSKIVAIHAAMGGGTGLNYFQKKFPERCFDVGIAEQHAVTFAAGLATEGLKPFCAIYSSFLQRGYDQVVHDVDLQKLPVRFALDRAGLVGADGPTHCGAFDVTYMACLPNMILMAPSDESELMHMVATAAAIDDRPSCLRFPRGNGVGVALPPGNKGTPLEIGKGRILMEGSRVAILGYGSIVQTCIKAADSLRNHDIYTTVADARFCKPLDTELVRRLANEHEILITVEEGSIGGFGSHVAHFLSLSSLLDGHLKLRSMVLPDRYIDHGSPQDQIEEAGLSSRHIAATVLSLLGRAKEALQTM, from the exons ATGCCTTCATCTCTAATGGAGGCTTCGGGGTCGCTGATGGCACTCGGGCCGGCAACCTCGCCGTTCCTCAAGGCTGCGGCCTCGAGGACTGGTTCTAGGCGACAG ttttatgtgAGAGCCGGTGGGTCGGGTAACGAGCGGAAGATGGTGATTAAGAAAGAGAAGAGCGGGTGGAAGATCGATTTCTCCAGCGAGAAGCCGGCAACCCCTCTTTTGGATACCATTAACTACCCAATTCACATGAAGAATCTCTCAGCAGAG gatTTGGAGCAGTTGGCAGCAGAGCTGAGAGCAGATATAGTGTATACATTAGCTAAGACTGGTGGTCATCTAAGTGCCAGCTTGGGAGTGGTGGAGCTGACTGTGGCTCTCCATCATGTGTTCAATACCCCTGAAGACAAGATCATTTGGGATGTTGGTCACCAG GCCTACCCACATAAGATTTTGACTGGAAGGAGGGGAAGGATGCATACTATCAGGCAGACCTCAGGCCTTGCAGGGTTCCCCAAAAGGGATGAGAGCATTTATGATGCCTTTGGCGCAGGGCACAGCTCTACAAGCATCTCCGCTGGCCTTG GAATGGCAGTGGCTAGAGATTTACTAGGGAAGAAGAATCATGTTATCTCTGTGATTGGGGATGGAGCCATGACTGCTGGCCAGGCTTATGAGGCCATGAACAACTCAGGATACTTGGATTCAAACCTTATTGTTGTGTTAAATGATAACAAGCAAGTTTCTTTACCGACTGCAACCCTTGATGGACCTGCCACTCCGGTTGGAGCACTTAGCAAAGCCCTCACCAAACTTCAAGCCAGCAACAAGTTCCGTAAGCTCCGTGAAGCAGCCAAG ACTATTACAAGGCAGATTGGGGGTTCCACACATGAGGTTGCTGCTAAGGTGGATGAATACGCTAGGGGAATGATAAGTGCTTCGGGGTCATCGTTATTCGAGGAGCTTGGTTTATATTATATTGGTCCTGTTGATGGTCACAATGTCGAAGATTTAGTTACTATTTTCCAAAAGGTGAAGGCTATGCCTGCTCCTGGACCTGTCCTTGTCCACATCGTGACAGAGAAAGGAAAAGGATATCCCCCTGCTGAAGCTGCCCCCGACAAAATGCATg GTGTTGTCAAGTTTGAGCCTAGTACTGGGAAGCAATTCAAGACCAAGTCACCCGTTCTTTCATACACCCAATACTTTGCggaatctctcattaaagaagCAGAAGCCGACAGCAAGATTGTGGCCATCCATGCTGCCATGGGTGGCGGCACAGGCCTCAATTATTTTCAGAAGAAGTTTCCTGAAAGGTGCTTCGATGTGGGAATCGCCGAGCAGCATGCCGTCACGTTTGCAGCTGGTTTGGCCACCGAGGGCCTCAAGCCTTTCTGCGCCATCTACTCATCATTTCTTCAACGAGGATATGATCAG GTGGTGCATGACGTGGATTTACAGAAACTTCCTGTCCGTTTTGCATTGGATCGGGCAGGCCTCGTCGGCGCCGATGGACCGACGCATTGTGGAGCCTTTGATGTCACGTACATGGCCTGTCTGCCCAACATGATCCTCATGGCCCCATCTGATGAATCCGAACTGATGCATATGGTTGCAACAGCAGCAGCCATTGATGACAGACCCAGCTGCCTAAGATTCCCCAGGGGAAATGGAGTTGGAGTAGCCCTTCCTCCAGGGAACAAAGGCACCCCTCTTGAG ATTGGGAAGGGGAGGATTCTGATGGAAGGCAGCAGAGTCGCCATCCTTGGATATGGTTCGATAGTTCAGACGTGTATTAAGGCTGCAGACTCGTTGAGAAACCATGACATTTATACCACCGTGGCCGATGCTCGGTTCTGCAAGCCTCTTGATACAGAGCTCGTAAGGAGACTGGCTAACGAACATGAGATCCTGATCACAGTTGAGGAAGGCTCTATTGGAGGTTTTGGGTCTCATGTTGCACATTTCCTAAGCTTGAGCAGTCTCCTCGATGGACATCTCAAG TTGAGATCGATGGTGCTTCCGGACCGATATATCGACCATGGATCACCTCAGGATCAGATTGAAGAAGCTGGGCTTTCTTCGAGGCATATTGCTGCGACGGTGCTGTCTCTTTTAGGGAGGGCAAAAGAGGCTTTGCAGACTATGTGA
- the LOC103722251 gene encoding probable 1-deoxy-D-xylulose-5-phosphate synthase 2, chloroplastic isoform X2, producing the protein MEASGSLMALGPATSPFLKATASKTSSRRQFYVRAGGSGNERKMVIKKEKSGWKIDFSSEKPATPLLDTINYPIHMKNLSAEDLEQLAAELRADIVYTLAKTGGHLSASLGVVELTVALHHVFNTPEDKIIWDVGHQAYPHKILTGRRGRMHTIRQTSGLAGFPKRDESIYDAFGAGHSSTSISAGLGMAVARDLLGKKNHVISVIGDGAMTAGQAYEAMNNSGYLDSNLIVVLNDNKQVSLPTATLDGPATPVGALSKALTKLQASNKFRKLREAAKTITRQIGGSTHEVAAKVDEYARGMISASGSSLFEELGLYYIGPVDGHNVEDLVTIFQKVKAMPAPGPVLVHIVTEKGKGYPPAEAAPDKMHGVVKFEPSTGKQFKTKSPVLSYTQYFAESLIKEAEADSKIVAIHAAMGGGTGLNYFQKKFPERCFDVGIAEQHAVTFAAGLATEGLKPFCAIYSSFLQRGYDQVVHDVDLQKLPVRFALDRAGLVGADGPTHCGAFDVTYMACLPNMILMAPSDESELMHMVATAAAIDDRPSCLRFPRGNGVGVALPPGNKGTPLEIGKGRILMEGSRVAILGYGSIVQTCIKAADSLRNHDIYTTVADARFCKPLDTELVRRLANEHEILITVEEGSIGGFGSHVAHFLSLSSLLDGHLKLRSMVLPDRYIDHGSPQDQIEEAGLSSRHIAATVLSLLGRAKEALQTM; encoded by the exons ttttatgtgAGAGCCGGTGGGTCGGGTAACGAGCGGAAGATGGTGATTAAGAAAGAGAAGAGCGGGTGGAAGATCGATTTCTCCAGCGAGAAGCCGGCAACCCCTCTTTTGGATACCATTAACTACCCAATTCACATGAAGAATCTCTCAGCAGAG gatTTGGAGCAGTTGGCAGCAGAGCTGAGAGCAGATATAGTGTATACATTAGCTAAGACTGGTGGTCATCTAAGTGCCAGCTTGGGAGTGGTGGAGCTGACTGTGGCTCTCCATCATGTGTTCAATACCCCTGAAGACAAGATCATTTGGGATGTTGGTCACCAG GCCTACCCACATAAGATTTTGACTGGAAGGAGGGGAAGGATGCATACTATCAGGCAGACCTCAGGCCTTGCAGGGTTCCCCAAAAGGGATGAGAGCATTTATGATGCCTTTGGCGCAGGGCACAGCTCTACAAGCATCTCCGCTGGCCTTG GAATGGCAGTGGCTAGAGATTTACTAGGGAAGAAGAATCATGTTATCTCTGTGATTGGGGATGGAGCCATGACTGCTGGCCAGGCTTATGAGGCCATGAACAACTCAGGATACTTGGATTCAAACCTTATTGTTGTGTTAAATGATAACAAGCAAGTTTCTTTACCGACTGCAACCCTTGATGGACCTGCCACTCCGGTTGGAGCACTTAGCAAAGCCCTCACCAAACTTCAAGCCAGCAACAAGTTCCGTAAGCTCCGTGAAGCAGCCAAG ACTATTACAAGGCAGATTGGGGGTTCCACACATGAGGTTGCTGCTAAGGTGGATGAATACGCTAGGGGAATGATAAGTGCTTCGGGGTCATCGTTATTCGAGGAGCTTGGTTTATATTATATTGGTCCTGTTGATGGTCACAATGTCGAAGATTTAGTTACTATTTTCCAAAAGGTGAAGGCTATGCCTGCTCCTGGACCTGTCCTTGTCCACATCGTGACAGAGAAAGGAAAAGGATATCCCCCTGCTGAAGCTGCCCCCGACAAAATGCATg GTGTTGTCAAGTTTGAGCCTAGTACTGGGAAGCAATTCAAGACCAAGTCACCCGTTCTTTCATACACCCAATACTTTGCggaatctctcattaaagaagCAGAAGCCGACAGCAAGATTGTGGCCATCCATGCTGCCATGGGTGGCGGCACAGGCCTCAATTATTTTCAGAAGAAGTTTCCTGAAAGGTGCTTCGATGTGGGAATCGCCGAGCAGCATGCCGTCACGTTTGCAGCTGGTTTGGCCACCGAGGGCCTCAAGCCTTTCTGCGCCATCTACTCATCATTTCTTCAACGAGGATATGATCAG GTGGTGCATGACGTGGATTTACAGAAACTTCCTGTCCGTTTTGCATTGGATCGGGCAGGCCTCGTCGGCGCCGATGGACCGACGCATTGTGGAGCCTTTGATGTCACGTACATGGCCTGTCTGCCCAACATGATCCTCATGGCCCCATCTGATGAATCCGAACTGATGCATATGGTTGCAACAGCAGCAGCCATTGATGACAGACCCAGCTGCCTAAGATTCCCCAGGGGAAATGGAGTTGGAGTAGCCCTTCCTCCAGGGAACAAAGGCACCCCTCTTGAG ATTGGGAAGGGGAGGATTCTGATGGAAGGCAGCAGAGTCGCCATCCTTGGATATGGTTCGATAGTTCAGACGTGTATTAAGGCTGCAGACTCGTTGAGAAACCATGACATTTATACCACCGTGGCCGATGCTCGGTTCTGCAAGCCTCTTGATACAGAGCTCGTAAGGAGACTGGCTAACGAACATGAGATCCTGATCACAGTTGAGGAAGGCTCTATTGGAGGTTTTGGGTCTCATGTTGCACATTTCCTAAGCTTGAGCAGTCTCCTCGATGGACATCTCAAG TTGAGATCGATGGTGCTTCCGGACCGATATATCGACCATGGATCACCTCAGGATCAGATTGAAGAAGCTGGGCTTTCTTCGAGGCATATTGCTGCGACGGTGCTGTCTCTTTTAGGGAGGGCAAAAGAGGCTTTGCAGACTATGTGA
- the LOC103722258 gene encoding uncharacterized protein LOC103722258, giving the protein MAAAAITPLPSLATRRGRPYFSSLHSRGRFPCLQALSNHCSSPLKIPSWNKKAPIRLFSSNALSPVTSPQPSSTAWAMKTEVAKATLALIRRLLLGALVWMALTFVSYLACGASLATAKAASDSIRASGLGFKVATALRMSGWADEAIVFTLATLPILELRGAIPVGYWMQLDPLHLTILSVLGNMVPVPFIVLYLKKFASFLSQKSASATQFLDLLFKRAKEKAGPVEEFQWLGLMLFVAVPFPGTGAWTGAFIAAILDMPFWSAVSANFFGVVLAGLLVNLLVNLGLKYAIITGLLLFFVSTVMWSVLRLFKKSLNSE; this is encoded by the exons ATGGCTGCTGCTGCCATTACTCCATTGCCATCACTGGCCACTAGAAGAGGAAGACCCTACTTCTCATCGCTCCACTCGAGGGGGCGCTTTCCTTGTCTTCAAGCCCTGTCCAACCACTGCTCCTCCCCCTTAAAAATCCCATCTTGGAACAAAAAG GCTCCTATCCGACTTTTTTCATCTAATGCTCTCTCCCCTGTCACAAGCCCACAACCATCATCAACAGCATGGGCAATGAAAACAGAGGTGGCCAAAGCAACGCTAGCTCTAATCAGGAGGCTTCTCTTGGGTGCCTTGGTCTGGATGGCGCTCACCTTTGTGTCCTACCTTGCTTGCGGAGCTTCGCTCGCCACTGCAAAAGCCGCCAGCGACTCTATCAGAGCTTCTGGGCTTGGTTTTAAGGTCGCCACGGCGCTGAGAATGTCTGGCTGGGCCGACGAGGCCATCGTGTTTACCCTCGCCACACTTCCTATTCTGGAGCTCCGTGGCGCCATTCCCGTTGGCTACTGGATGCAACTTGACCCTCTCCATCTCACCATCCTCTCCGTTCTTGG GAACATGGTTCCGGTGCCATTCATCGTTCTCTACTTGAAAAAGTTCGCATCTTTCCTCTCCCAGAAGAGTGCCTCGGCAACCCAATTCCTGGACCTTCTGTTCAAGAGAGCCAAGGAGAAAGCCGGCCCCGTCGAGGAGTTTCAGTGGCTGGGTTTGATGCTGTTTGTTGCGGTGCCATTCCCTGGAACAGGGGCTTGGACTGGGGCATTCATCGCAGCCATCCTCGATATGCCATTCTGGTCTGCTGTCTCAGCCAATTTCTTTGGGGTTGTTCTGGCTGGGCTGCTGGTAAATTTGCTAGTGAACCTTGGCCTGAAGTATGCCATTATAACTGGtttgcttcttttctttgtatcgaCAGTCATGTGGAGTGTCTTACGATTGTTTAAGAAGTCACTGAACTCAGAATGA
- the LOC103722259 gene encoding calcineurin-binding protein 1-like, producing the protein MFSIAAINDTDSSGQWEALAPTKEAQEFHLSQTYHEGLLMFQAKDYAKARELLEAVLKDPLVSNAQIDDNARDRHLLQLRFLSLKNLAAVFLQQGSMHYESALQCYLQAVEIDTNDSVVWNQLGTLSCTMGLISTSRWAFEQGLLCSPNNWNCMEKLLEVLIAIGDEVACLSVANLLIRHWPSHSRALHVKNTIEDAERVPFAPHGIDKLEPKHVKLKFPDRRKRTDDEIDNNSLSKRSNHNIELQLTGATWSTLVDGILGIFLPKDGKISEPGIADNHDDAISESLTDRQGEVFSGDTSPDKGSSGIWISENMGSFTCTKIDMHLATASEIILDSAEGGTHGICSFGDYTSLSSHGFEKSSEVKGKEICTDKAHPQERRSTCLERLRSCKSGKEELEAGGKDLAEVDFRFREPYILKRQNTGNHDCSSSCDGSLSNIPTYTPILEHNDVLQFISKASKNYGAYHIGHLLLEEVAQKGIPFQESFIKLLELEKLTRHSGQDRSPLCSLFLAELYYDQGSWSANKSKQPEFFLEASYHLCKVIELVALDSPYDLVDLGNHVTGPNIATETKDPNGTAELVHCTAEEENMPPTVSSQNASIMMTGDSDCEESSEQNSILTNNSAFWVRFFWLSGRLSLFSGTKAKAYNEFSICLSLLRKNKKLTETKDLIFLPHCELVNLLTVGRVLHEINLLKLDSLLGSSQMK; encoded by the exons ATG TTCTCCATTGCAGCGATCAACGACACCGATTCCAGCGGCCAGTGGGAGGCCCTCGCCCCCACCAAAGAAGCCCAG GAGTTTCATCTTTCTCAAACTTACCATGAGGGACTTCTGATGTTTCAAGCTAAAGATTATGCAAAAGCTCGTGAACTTTTAGAGGCTGTTTTAAAGGATCCTCTTGTATCAAATGCTCAG ATCGATGATAATGCTCGTGATCGCCATCTCTTACAGCTGAG ATTTTTGTCGCTGAAGAATCTGGCCGCCGTTTTCCTTCAACAAGGCTCCATGCATTATGAGAGTGCTCTACAGTGCTATCTTCAAGCTGTAGAGATTGATACAAATGACTCGGTTGTTTGGAATCAGTTGGGAACACTGTCATGCACAATGGGCTTAATAAGCACCTCAAGATGGGCATTTGAGCAAGGGCTTTTATGCAGCCCTAACAACT GGAATTGCATGGAAAAACTCTTGGAGGTACTTATTGCTATAGGGGATGAGGTTGCATGCCTCTCTGTGGCAAATCTACTAATTAGGCACTGGCCATCACATTCTCGTGCTTTGCATGTCAAGAACACCATTGAGGATGCTGAACGAGTACCATTTGCACCTCATGGTATAGATAAACTGGAACCGAAGCATGTTAAGCTTAAGTTTCCTGACAGAAGAAAACGAACAGATGATGAGATAGACAATAATAGCCTGTCAAAAAGAAGCAATCATAACATAGAGCTGCAGTTGACTGGAGCAACATGGTCAACCCTTGTGGATGGGATCCTTGGCATTTTCCTCCCAAAAGATGGGAAGATTTCTGAGCCAGGGATTGCAGACAATCATGATGATGCAATAAGTGAAAGCTTAACTGACAGGCAAGGAGAAGTTTTTTCGGGCGATACAAGCCCTGATAAGGGGAGCTCAGGAATTTGGATTTCTGAAAATATGGGAAGTTTTACCTGCACCAAGATAGACATGCACTTAGCTACAGCTTCAGAAATTATTCTGGACTCTGCAGAAGGAGGAACACATGGTATTTGTTCTTTTGGTGATTACACGTCACTAAGTTCTCATGGATTTGAGAAATCAAGTGAAGTGAAGGGAAAAGAAATCTGTACAGACAAAGCCCATCCTCAGGAAAGGCGGAGTACATGTCTTGAAAGGCTTAGAAGTTGCAAGTCAGGGAAAGAAGAATTGGAAGCTGGTGGCAAGGATCTGGCAGAAGTTGACTTTCGATTTCGAGAACCTTACATTCTCAAAAGGCAAAATACTGGAAATCACGATTGTTCCAGTAGCTGTGATGGTTCTCTTTCTAACATTCCCACATACACAccaattcttgagcataatgatgtTCTACAATTTATATCTAAAGCTTCAAAAAATTATGGTGCCTATCATATAGGTCATTTGTTACTAGAAGAGGTTGCCCAAAAAGGTATTCCCTTTCAAGAAAGCTTCATCAAACTTCTGGAATTAGAAAAACTGACTAGACACTCAGGTCAGGATAGGTCACCACTTTGTAGTTTATTTCTTGCTGAGCTATACTATGACCAAGGATCGTGGTCTGCTAACAAATCAAAACAGCCAGAGTTTTTCTTGGAGGCATCTTATCATCTTTGCAAAGTCATTGAGTTGGTAGCTTTGGATTCTCCCTATGACTTGGTTGATCTAGGTAACCATGTCACCGGTCCTAATATCGCAACAGAGACAAAAGATCCTAATGGAACGGCCGAGCTTGTACACTGCACAGCAGAGGAAGAAAATATGCCGCCAACTGTTTCTTCTCAAAATGCAAGTATAATGATGACTGGGGACTCTGACTGCGAAGAAAGTTCTGAGCAAAATTCTATTTTAACCAATAACAGTGCATTTTGGGTTCGCTTCTTCTGGCTAAGTGGTCGTCTGTCCCTTTTTTCTGGTACTAAGGCAAAAGCTTACAATGAGTTCTCCATTTGCTTATCGCTTCTGAGAAAGAACAAGAAATTGACGGAGACTAAGGATCTTATCTTTCTACCTCATTGCGAGCTTGTCAATTTGCTAACCGTTGGTAGGGTTCTTCATGAGATTAACTTGTTAAAACTTGATTCATTACTTGGAAGTTCacagatgaaatga